In a single window of the Papaver somniferum cultivar HN1 chromosome 8, ASM357369v1, whole genome shotgun sequence genome:
- the LOC113302509 gene encoding protein mago nashi homolog, whose amino-acid sequence MATEENSEFYLRYYVGHKGKFGHEFLEFEFRPDGKLRYANNSNYKNDTMIRKEVFLTPAVLKECRRIISDSEIMKEDDNNWPEPDRVGRQELEIVMGNEHISFTTSKIGSLVDVQSSDDPEGLRIFYYLVQDLKCFVFSLISLHFKIKPI is encoded by the exons ATGGCGACCGAAGAAAATAGTGAGTTTTATCTGCGTTACTATGTAGGTCACAAAGGAAAGTTTGGTCACGAGTTCTTAGAATTCGAGTTTAGACCTGATGGTAAACTTCGTTACGCTAATAACTCAAACTATAAGAATGATACTATGATTCGTAAAGAAGTCTTTCTTACTCCTGCCGTTCTTAAAGAATGTCGTAGAATCATCTCTGACAGCGAG ATTATGAAGGAAGATGATAACAACTGGCCAGAACCAGATCGTGTTGGGAGGCAAGAACTTGAGATTGTGATGGGGAATGAGCATATTTCGTTTACTACTTCCAAGATTGGGTCTCTTGTTGATGTTCAGAGTAGTGACGATCCTGAAGGGCTCCGTATCTTCTACTATCTTGTTCAG GACTTGAAGTGCTTTGTGTTCTCTCTCATATCACTTCATTTTAAGATTAAGCCCATATAA